One genomic window of Streptomyces spiramyceticus includes the following:
- a CDS encoding AzlD domain-containing protein: MSVWIAIGATAVGCYLVKLLGLLVPAGALERPLVKRLAALLPVALLAALTAQQTFSTGQELMLDARGAGLAAAALALVLRAPFLVVVGAAVIVTAGVRAIGG; this comes from the coding sequence CCGTCGGGTGTTACCTCGTCAAGCTGCTCGGTCTGCTGGTACCCGCCGGGGCACTGGAGCGACCGCTCGTGAAGCGGCTCGCCGCGCTCCTGCCCGTCGCCCTGCTGGCGGCGCTCACCGCCCAGCAGACCTTCAGCACCGGCCAGGAGCTGATGCTGGACGCCAGGGGCGCAGGGCTCGCGGCCGCCGCCCTCGCTCTTGTCCTGCGCGCCCCTTTCCTCGTCGTCGTAGGGGCGGCCGTGATCGTCACTGCGGGGGTACGGGCGATCGGCGGCTGA